In Lysinibacillus sp. FSL M8-0337, the following proteins share a genomic window:
- the flhF gene encoding flagellar biosynthesis protein FlhF: MKMKKYYASSIPEAMKLVRADLGDDAVILNSKVVVTKKLFGLVKKKSFEVVAGIDTMEPSNTAPTAPASMPMIPAKKENASLLEITNAVQAIQHAQPKQEITLQDESGMSEELRKEIADLKSLMQSMHKKATQAQYPDELLSFIEYLRQQELNEELITTIGDELFAHFKEASEINFSQCKLIAKNLLRKKLEGLPIAGLSYERKYINVLGPTGVGKTTTIAKMAARAVLEKKKKIGFITTDTYRIAAIEQLKTYAGLLQAPVEIAYNSTDYEQAVQRLSHLDLVFIDTAGRNYKEAKYVDDLQRLIKFDDQAESFLVLAMTAKERDMTNIIEQFKSVPIEKFIFTKIDETNSIGTMINLMIKYNKGLAYYTNGQEVPEDIEEADLEAVLNMFFQGEEK, from the coding sequence GTGAAAATGAAAAAATATTATGCATCTTCCATACCAGAAGCAATGAAGCTTGTGCGTGCTGATTTAGGCGACGATGCTGTCATTTTGAATTCAAAAGTAGTCGTAACAAAGAAACTTTTTGGGCTTGTTAAAAAGAAAAGTTTTGAAGTTGTTGCAGGGATTGACACGATGGAGCCAAGCAATACGGCTCCAACAGCACCTGCAAGTATGCCTATGATTCCTGCTAAAAAAGAAAATGCTAGTTTACTAGAGATTACGAATGCTGTGCAAGCTATTCAACATGCTCAGCCTAAGCAAGAAATAACTTTGCAAGATGAGTCAGGTATGTCTGAAGAACTGAGGAAGGAAATTGCAGATTTAAAATCATTAATGCAATCAATGCACAAGAAGGCTACCCAAGCTCAATATCCCGATGAACTCTTATCCTTCATTGAATACTTAAGACAGCAAGAGCTAAATGAGGAGCTCATCACAACGATTGGTGATGAGCTTTTTGCGCATTTCAAAGAAGCTTCAGAAATCAATTTTTCACAATGCAAGCTAATTGCCAAAAACTTGTTGCGTAAAAAACTAGAAGGGTTGCCGATTGCAGGCCTATCCTATGAACGGAAATATATTAATGTGCTAGGACCAACGGGTGTCGGCAAGACAACGACAATTGCTAAAATGGCAGCTCGAGCAGTTTTAGAGAAAAAGAAAAAAATAGGCTTTATTACTACAGATACATACCGAATTGCTGCCATTGAGCAGTTAAAAACGTATGCGGGCCTATTACAAGCGCCTGTTGAAATTGCTTATAATTCGACAGATTACGAACAAGCTGTGCAACGATTGTCCCATTTAGATTTAGTCTTTATTGATACTGCGGGCCGCAATTATAAGGAAGCAAAATATGTAGACGATTTACAGCGTCTTATTAAGTTTGATGATCAAGCTGAATCCTTTCTAGTACTTGCTATGACGGCAAAAGAAAGGGATATGACCAATATTATTGAGCAATTTAAAAGTGTTCCAATTGAAAAATTTATTTTTACGAAGATTGATGAAACAAATTCTATTGGCACAATGATTAATTTAATGATTAAATATAATAAAGGACTTGCTTACTATACCAATGGTCAAGAAGTACCAGAAGATATTGAAGAAGCTGATTTAGAAGCAGTGCTTAATATGTTTTTCCAAGGTGAAGAAAAATGA
- a CDS encoding MinD/ParA family protein, translated as MRDQAETLRLKMLKRQGELGKTIAVVSGKGGVGKSNFSMNFAINLASKDKKVAIVDMDIGMGNINILIGKNVSYSLKDYLEGNKSLDEVIFEGPHGLQCIAGGSGMSSVLEWSEAMFERLIHAFEQLQKNFDYILFDMGAGATKWSLELLTSIDEIIVITTAEPTSITDAYSMMKYIHVRDMDKQFYLLCNRAFSKEEGIETIERLKLTMKRFLDKEVIVLGSLPEDPVVRNAVREQVPFSIAYPEALISKTLQLIVARFMEQRMEEVHAHEQSASKFLSKLRSIFSKGRD; from the coding sequence ATGAGAGATCAAGCAGAAACATTACGCTTGAAAATGCTGAAACGGCAAGGTGAATTAGGTAAAACAATTGCCGTTGTTAGCGGTAAGGGTGGAGTTGGTAAAAGTAACTTTTCAATGAACTTTGCAATTAATTTAGCGAGTAAGGACAAAAAAGTAGCAATTGTAGATATGGATATTGGGATGGGGAATATCAATATATTAATTGGAAAAAATGTTTCTTATAGTTTAAAAGATTACTTAGAAGGAAATAAATCACTAGATGAGGTAATATTTGAAGGGCCACATGGTTTACAATGTATTGCTGGTGGCTCTGGTATGTCGAGTGTACTGGAATGGTCGGAGGCCATGTTTGAGAGACTGATTCATGCTTTTGAACAACTCCAAAAAAACTTCGACTATATCCTATTTGATATGGGAGCAGGCGCGACAAAATGGTCATTAGAGTTATTAACATCTATTGATGAAATTATAGTTATTACAACAGCTGAACCAACCTCTATTACAGATGCCTATTCGATGATGAAATATATTCATGTTCGTGATATGGATAAGCAATTTTATTTACTTTGTAATCGTGCTTTTTCTAAAGAAGAAGGTATTGAAACGATTGAACGTTTAAAGCTTACAATGAAACGTTTTCTAGACAAAGAGGTTATAGTATTGGGTTCCTTACCTGAGGACCCTGTTGTGCGTAATGCTGTGCGCGAGCAAGTACCATTTTCAATCGCATATCCAGAAGCACTTATTTCTAAAACACTTCAACTGATAGTGGCTCGGTTTATGGAACAACGTATGGAGGAAGTGCATGCACATGAACAGTCAGCAAGTAAATTCTTATCTAAACTTAGAAGTATTTTTTCGAAAGGGCGTGATTAA